ACTTCCCGCCTATCCAGCAAATGAGAGGTCCTGGAATCCTCGCGCACTCCACAGCGGGAGGCTAAGCGCATAGACTCGAGGGAAAGGAGAGATTGACATGGCAAAGGGTCCTACGGTTTATCACGTTGCTGAGCGGGCAGGCGTCTCCATCGCCACAGTGTCATTCACCTTCAGGCAGCCCGAGAAGGTAAAGGCATCTACGCGTGAGCTGGTCCTCGCCGCCGCCAAAGAACTTGGCTACGTGCCCAGCGCCAGCGCGCGGGGCCTGGCCCGCGGCCGGACGGGTGCGCTGGGGCTATTTGCCTACGACTTCCTGCTGGACCCGGCCGACAGCATCAGAGGACGGGACCCGCAGGGCCACGACCCCGCACAGGCAGACTCGGAACGCCAGAACGAGGATCTTCGGCTGTTTCCGCTGTATGTGGACGAGGTCCAGCGGGGAGTTGAGCTCGAATGCTGGCGCCGCGGGCAGGCACTGCTGGTCGGCGGCGGCAATCCGGAAAACAACGAGGCCGTGCTGTCCGACATCGCCGGCCGGGTCGACGGGCTGGCCGTTTTCCCCCGGTCGGTGCCCAGCGAAGCACTGGCGCGGATCGCCGGGCGCATTCCAGTCGTCGAAGTCTCTGAGAGTGCGCTTCACCCGGAGTTGGATCACGTCACCGTGGACAACGCTTCGGGCACGCGGGCGATTACCGAGCACCTAGTCACCGAGCACGGCATGAAGAGGCTGATGTTCCTGGGCGGGATGCCGTCCTCGGACAACGATGAACGGCTCGCGGCATTCCTCGCGGCGCTGCGCGATGCCGGGCTGACACCCGCACGCGAGCCGGACTATCCGTGCGGTGGCGAGCAGGCCGTTGCAGAGGTTATCGCGGCGGTATGCCGGGAAAACGCAGTGCCTGACGCCATCGTGTGCGCCACCGATCAGGACGCGCTTGTGGTGCTGGACGCGCTGGCAGCTGCCGGCGTCAAGGTCCCGATGGACGTTGCCGTGACCGGATTTGACGGCATCGCCGCCGGCAGGGTGGTCCGGCCTTCCCTGACCACCGTCCGGCAGCCCATGGAACAGATGGGCCGCGCCATGGTCGAACTGCTGCTGGACCGCCTGGACCACCCGGACAAGCCCCCGGCTTCGTTGCGACTGCCCGTCCGCGTCGTGCTGCGCGAGAGCTGCGGCTGCCGGCCGGACTAAGCCGGACACAGCCCAAACAAAGGGCGTAGTGGCGGCCGCCGCGCGCGGCCGCCGCGCGGGGCCGCCGGCCGCCGCGCGGGGCCGCCGGGTCCGCTGCGCCGCCGCGCGGCACTCCCCGCCGTCGCTTTGCTTTCTGAAGAACCATGCGCGGCGCCGCTTACTGCACCGCGGCGGGCGCCGCGGTTATGCCCCCTGCACCGGACTGTGCATCAAATTTCTTCGGCCAACTGTTGCCAAGGTCACATTCAATGCGCTTAGATTGACCCAGTAATAGAAATCAAAGCGCTTAGATGTTTGTATGGGTGGCCTCGCAGCCCCTGCCAGCACACAGCCCGCCGCGACGACAGTTCACGCGGGACCCACGAAAGGAACAATGATGATCCGTCCGAACGCAACGAAGGCAGCCGCCATAGGCCTCGCCGCAGCGCTGCTGATGACCGGCTGCGGCAGGGACACCGCGGGTTCGTCCCCAGCGTCATCGGCCAAGCCCATTGCCTCAGGCCAGGCATCCGGCACCATTACCCTGTGGGCCCAGGGCAGCGAAGGCGAAGCCCTTCCGGCACTGCTCAAGGAGTTCGAGGCCGAGAATCCCGGCGTCAAGGTCAACGTCACAGCCATCCCCTGGGACGCGGCCCTCAGTAAGTACCAGACCGCCATCGCCGGCGGGACGACGCCGGACGTCGCCCAGATGGGCACCACCTGGATGGGCGATTTCGCCAACTCGTTCGATGCCACGCCCAAAGAGATCGACGCAAGCGACTTCTTCCCCGGCTCGGTGAAGTCAACCGAAGTCGAAGGAACCACCTACGGGGTGCCGTGGTACGTCGACACCCGCGTGGTCTACTACCGCAGCGACCTCGCGGAGAAGGCCGGCATCACCAAGGCGCCCGAAACCTGGGATGACTTCAAGGCCCTTGCCAAGGGCCTTCAAGAGAAGGCCGGGGCAAAATACGGGGTTCAACTGCCTGCCGGGGTCGCCGGCTCCTACCTCGACACCCTCCCGTTCCAGTGGTCCAACGGAGCGAAGTTGATGAACGACGACGGCACCAAGTGGACCCTCGACACTCCGGAAGCGGCAGAGGCCCTGAAGTATTACTCCAGCTTCTTCGCTGATGGGCTCGCGTCCAAGGCTGTCTCCACGGGAACCACTGCCGAGGCGTCCTTCGTGGACGGTTCCGCCCCCATGATGATCAGCGGTCCCTGGCACGTCGGCCTGCTCAACAAGGCCGGCGGGGCAGGATTCGAGGACAAGTACAAGGTTGCCCCGATGCCCAAGGCGAAGACCTCAACGTCCTTCGTCGGCGGCTCCAACATGGTGGTGTTCAAGAAGTCAGAGAACCGCGATTCTTCCTGGAAGCTCCTGCAGTGGCTGTCCAAGCCCGAGGTCCAGCTCAAGTGGTACAAGGCCACCGGCGACCTCCCTTCGCAGCAGGGTGCCTGGAAGGACCAGTCCCTGGCAGGAGACAGCAAGCTCTCGGTCTTCGGCGACCAGCTCAAGACCACCAACAACCCGCCGGCCGTTTCCACCTGGACCCAGGTTGCCGCCGCCGCCGACAGCGAAATCGAACAGATCGTCAAGGCCGGCAAGGACCCCGCGGAGGCACTGAAGTCCCTGCAGCAGGCCGCAGATTCGATCGGCACCGGGAAGTAACAGTGGCCACCACGACAAACGCGATGCCTGCCGGCACCAAAAATGCCGGCAGGCCTCCGGCCCGTGCCAGGGTCCGTGCTGGGCAGACGCGGCGCCGCCGGAACGCGCTCACGGCGTGGCTGTTCGCGCTGCCGTTCGTGCTCATCTTCGGTGTGTTCATGCTGGGTCCGCTGGTCTCGTCGTTCCTGATGTCGTTCACGGACTTCACCAGCCGCGACATCGAAAACCCCTTCGCGGTGGGATTCGTCGGGCTCGAGCAGTATGCCGCCCTCTTCCGGAATCCGCAGTTCCTGCACTCGGTGCTCAACACGGCCTATTTCGTCGCTGCCGGGATCCCACTCACCACGGTCCTTGCCCTCGCGCTGGCAGTGGCCCTGAACAACGGCATCACCCGCTTCCGCACGGCCTTCCGTGTTGGCTTCTACACGCCCGTGGTCACCAGCATTGTGGCCGTCGCCGTCGTATGGCGGTTCATCCTCCAGCCTGACGGACTGCTGAACGTCATTCTCGGCTGGGTGGGCATCGCCGGCCCGGACTGGCTGAACAGCACCACGTGGTCCATGCCGGCCCTGATCCTGCTGGCCGTCTGGCGGAACCTGGGCACGCTCATGATCATCTTCCTGGCCGGGCTGCAGGCCGTCTCGGGCGACATCCTCGAGGCCGCCGAAGTGGACGGCGCCAACGCCTGGCAGCGGTTCATGCGGATCACCTTGCCCATGCTGCGCCCCACGCTCCTGCTGGGAACCGTCCTGCTTTCGGTCGGCTTCCTGCAGTTCTTCGAAGAACCGTTCGTGATGACAAAGGGCGGCCCGCTGGATTCGACCCTGTCCGTCAGCTACTTCACGTACAACCAGTTCGGGTTCGGCAAATACGGACTGGCCTCCGCGGCCAGCTATGTGCTCTTCGTGGCCATCGCGCTGTTGAGCCTGCTGCAATTCCGAGCCCTGCGATCCAAGGACTGAGGACCGATCCCCA
Above is a window of Arthrobacter sp. FB24 DNA encoding:
- a CDS encoding LacI family DNA-binding transcriptional regulator — its product is MAKGPTVYHVAERAGVSIATVSFTFRQPEKVKASTRELVLAAAKELGYVPSASARGLARGRTGALGLFAYDFLLDPADSIRGRDPQGHDPAQADSERQNEDLRLFPLYVDEVQRGVELECWRRGQALLVGGGNPENNEAVLSDIAGRVDGLAVFPRSVPSEALARIAGRIPVVEVSESALHPELDHVTVDNASGTRAITEHLVTEHGMKRLMFLGGMPSSDNDERLAAFLAALRDAGLTPAREPDYPCGGEQAVAEVIAAVCRENAVPDAIVCATDQDALVVLDALAAAGVKVPMDVAVTGFDGIAAGRVVRPSLTTVRQPMEQMGRAMVELLLDRLDHPDKPPASLRLPVRVVLRESCGCRPD
- a CDS encoding sugar ABC transporter substrate-binding protein yields the protein MIRPNATKAAAIGLAAALLMTGCGRDTAGSSPASSAKPIASGQASGTITLWAQGSEGEALPALLKEFEAENPGVKVNVTAIPWDAALSKYQTAIAGGTTPDVAQMGTTWMGDFANSFDATPKEIDASDFFPGSVKSTEVEGTTYGVPWYVDTRVVYYRSDLAEKAGITKAPETWDDFKALAKGLQEKAGAKYGVQLPAGVAGSYLDTLPFQWSNGAKLMNDDGTKWTLDTPEAAEALKYYSSFFADGLASKAVSTGTTAEASFVDGSAPMMISGPWHVGLLNKAGGAGFEDKYKVAPMPKAKTSTSFVGGSNMVVFKKSENRDSSWKLLQWLSKPEVQLKWYKATGDLPSQQGAWKDQSLAGDSKLSVFGDQLKTTNNPPAVSTWTQVAAAADSEIEQIVKAGKDPAEALKSLQQAADSIGTGK
- a CDS encoding carbohydrate ABC transporter permease, yielding MPAGTKNAGRPPARARVRAGQTRRRRNALTAWLFALPFVLIFGVFMLGPLVSSFLMSFTDFTSRDIENPFAVGFVGLEQYAALFRNPQFLHSVLNTAYFVAAGIPLTTVLALALAVALNNGITRFRTAFRVGFYTPVVTSIVAVAVVWRFILQPDGLLNVILGWVGIAGPDWLNSTTWSMPALILLAVWRNLGTLMIIFLAGLQAVSGDILEAAEVDGANAWQRFMRITLPMLRPTLLLGTVLLSVGFLQFFEEPFVMTKGGPLDSTLSVSYFTYNQFGFGKYGLASAASYVLFVAIALLSLLQFRALRSKD